A window from Hoeflea sp. IMCC20628 encodes these proteins:
- a CDS encoding cellulose biosynthesis cyclic di-GMP-binding regulatory protein BcsB, with amino-acid sequence MLKLLSSLATAALLATVGAQTAKAQSLLTEAPVANPVVSLKGLGQSTILSTRPVAMANAIMHHDASLTAFEQPKSALRFTGEDDVINLTFVLDAQNIAAGGDLVIAYRNAVSVMPETSVVSVMVNGSPAGEFPIRSPSGFDKQVLNVSPALLRTGVNEVRLRAVQRHRVDCSMEATYELWTEIDYQSSGFRTQTQRGLNGFSGLRSVGRNDQGLTDVRLVLRDGAGANALNRAASLVQTLALVLNRDDISVTVAESEGHGPGIDLVVVTDTDPDSASVLVGNEPYGLSVADSADPARARVVLHAATDGEIPGMLLSAIQGQLKTVLDTGIRAGRKGEIRTEASSVYTLADAGYVATPFSGRLFTTRFDMVLPADFYPADYATLDLALNAATSPGLKPTSQLLVRVNDRVVKSLPMRDTNGQTFSGRKLELPLRAFRPGRNQIELLAELERGADDSCIFAERDDSIPRFILLDTTEIRVPALARVARSPELAAMAGSAYPYAGSAGFTVHALKPDVNSVSAAMTMIAKLSLVARAPAPAQVVFGPPDATGGGNAIVIASKRAVEELVEQGAGGFIATPQQIDFALAERFVDPISTSSIHLPGAAIPRAMTTDPVALLDAFRQSTRNLGEESTSMHSLSVGVTDAFRTLRSWLKYETSSDAVPLVEPRRKAVLSQRPRASGTGVVTWLTADSAPDMRDASNLLADPAVWNRLEGENLVLDLDTGSIRSTRPQAYFAHEIKNYDPGNLRRIAAAWFSDHFRIYVALVIALMAVFAIWLGRVVPGAGVRTDR; translated from the coding sequence ATGCTTAAACTGCTCTCCTCACTGGCGACGGCAGCCTTGTTGGCAACAGTCGGTGCGCAAACTGCGAAGGCGCAAAGTCTGCTGACAGAAGCCCCGGTCGCAAATCCTGTTGTTTCCCTAAAGGGCCTTGGACAAAGCACCATCCTGTCGACCCGCCCGGTGGCTATGGCCAATGCGATCATGCATCACGATGCAAGCCTGACCGCATTCGAACAACCGAAATCGGCACTCAGGTTCACCGGCGAAGATGATGTTATCAACCTGACCTTCGTTCTCGATGCCCAGAATATCGCAGCCGGCGGCGATCTCGTGATCGCCTATCGCAATGCAGTCTCCGTGATGCCCGAAACCTCCGTGGTATCGGTCATGGTCAACGGCTCGCCAGCGGGCGAATTTCCGATCCGCTCGCCATCCGGTTTTGACAAGCAGGTTCTCAATGTTTCACCAGCGCTGCTGCGCACAGGCGTCAATGAAGTCCGTCTGCGCGCTGTTCAGCGTCATCGGGTCGATTGCTCGATGGAAGCCACCTACGAATTGTGGACAGAGATCGACTATCAGTCATCTGGCTTTCGGACTCAGACCCAGCGCGGATTGAATGGTTTTTCAGGCTTGCGTAGCGTGGGCCGCAACGACCAGGGGCTGACGGATGTGCGGCTGGTCTTGCGCGATGGCGCGGGTGCCAACGCGCTCAACCGGGCGGCGTCCTTGGTTCAGACATTGGCACTGGTTCTCAATCGCGATGACATCTCAGTCACGGTTGCCGAAAGCGAGGGGCATGGTCCAGGCATAGATCTGGTTGTTGTCACAGATACCGATCCCGACTCAGCAAGTGTGTTGGTTGGTAATGAACCTTATGGCTTGTCGGTCGCCGACAGCGCTGATCCCGCACGCGCCCGTGTCGTGCTTCACGCTGCCACGGACGGTGAAATTCCGGGCATGCTGCTATCGGCCATTCAGGGGCAACTCAAGACAGTGCTCGATACCGGCATTCGCGCCGGACGCAAGGGCGAGATCCGCACTGAGGCATCAAGTGTCTACACCCTTGCCGATGCCGGCTATGTGGCGACTCCGTTCAGCGGTCGTCTGTTCACCACGCGCTTTGACATGGTCCTGCCTGCCGACTTCTATCCGGCAGACTACGCAACCCTGGATCTGGCATTGAACGCCGCAACTTCGCCCGGTCTCAAGCCGACTTCGCAACTACTCGTTCGGGTCAATGACCGCGTCGTCAAGAGCCTGCCGATGCGGGACACAAATGGGCAAACATTTTCCGGCCGCAAGCTGGAATTGCCGCTTCGAGCTTTCCGGCCTGGCCGCAACCAGATCGAGTTGCTGGCCGAACTCGAACGCGGGGCCGACGACAGTTGCATCTTCGCCGAGCGGGACGATTCGATTCCCCGGTTTATCCTTCTCGACACAACCGAAATCAGGGTTCCCGCCTTGGCGCGGGTTGCGCGATCGCCCGAACTGGCGGCCATGGCGGGATCAGCCTACCCCTATGCCGGTTCCGCGGGGTTCACGGTTCATGCGCTCAAGCCTGATGTCAATTCGGTTTCGGCAGCCATGACCATGATCGCCAAATTGAGCCTTGTCGCGCGCGCGCCGGCTCCGGCGCAGGTGGTCTTCGGTCCGCCGGATGCGACGGGTGGCGGGAATGCCATCGTGATCGCGTCAAAGCGCGCTGTCGAGGAGTTGGTGGAACAGGGTGCAGGTGGATTTATCGCGACACCGCAACAGATTGATTTTGCCCTTGCCGAGAGATTTGTCGATCCGATTTCAACCTCATCGATCCATCTGCCAGGGGCCGCAATTCCGCGTGCCATGACGACTGACCCGGTCGCGTTGCTTGATGCGTTTCGGCAGTCCACGCGCAACCTTGGCGAAGAGAGCACGTCGATGCACAGCCTCAGCGTTGGCGTCACCGATGCATTCCGGACGCTGCGGTCGTGGCTCAAATATGAGACTTCCTCGGATGCCGTGCCGTTGGTTGAACCTCGACGCAAGGCTGTGCTTTCGCAGCGCCCGCGCGCTTCGGGCACGGGTGTCGTGACCTGGCTCACTGCGGACTCTGCGCCCGATATGCGCGATGCCTCCAACCTGCTTGCCGATCCTGCAGTGTGGAACCGCCTCGAAGGCGAGAACCTGGTTCTCGACCTCGATACGGGTTCGATCCGTAGTACCCGGCCGCAGGCGTACTTCGCCCATGAGATCAAGAATTATGATCCGGGCAACCTGCGCCGGATCGCGGCGGCGTGGTTCTCCGATCACTTCCGCATCTATGTCGCGCTGGTCATTGCACTGATGGCTGTATTCGCGATCTGGCTGGGTCGGGTTGTTCCCGGAGCAGGTGTGAGGACCGACCGATGA
- the bcsA gene encoding UDP-forming cellulose synthase catalytic subunit, translating to MHMMCTKWPALLAGFLGVTLLWLPLSLQAQLVLSLAALGVMFFGMTRPKNTVFRMITFVFCGVLAMRYAFWRTTETLPSISEPQNFIPGLLLYIAEMYCLVMLAVSFFMLADPIKRVAPKVRSLDALPSIDVFIPTYNEDPELLAATLAAAKSMIYPRDKMSIWLLDDGGTEAKRSQKDPILALAATRRHEQLKALCKAMGVNYHARKKNDHAKAGNLNDGLRISKADLVVVFDADHAPVREFLKETVSFFMEDAKLFLVQTPHYFLNPDPLEKNLRTFGSMPSENEMFYSVLQSGLDKWNASFFCGSAAVLRRKALESVGGFSGQTITEDCETALSLHAKGWHSHYVDKPLIAGLQPETFVAFIGQRARWCQGMLQILILNRPFLAKGLTVGQRICYAGINLFWLFPLSRLAFMVSPLLYIFFSLEIYQANIQEFGVYALTYLIASFAMQSYLYGKVRWPWVSELYEYVQSLMLIGSIVSVIRNPRKPTFNVTAKGQTLNSDGLSPIAIPYFIMFYVLLAAAAYSFWRLATEPVASDLLLIVAMWNLLNLILAGAGLGVVAERKELRRNQRLPIRRHGLLRQGDRTWNIILLDASSGGVSVQFPEHEPDIDPDTDWSGVIEVRRGGRAVSFPVTIRSVRDFDGTNVFGFAYPERMPETFMAIAEIMYSDQGVLQDRISRRQIRIDIIRGTLRFLRWSMVESFRATGYLLGFTRLDKTESHADAPIVVKENNAQIPGKVQQMMTVNGERSHA from the coding sequence ATGCACATGATGTGCACTAAATGGCCGGCGCTGCTGGCCGGCTTTCTCGGGGTGACATTATTATGGCTCCCCCTGAGCCTTCAGGCTCAGCTGGTTTTAAGTCTGGCTGCCCTTGGTGTGATGTTTTTCGGCATGACTCGGCCAAAGAACACCGTTTTTCGAATGATCACCTTTGTTTTTTGCGGCGTGTTGGCGATGCGCTACGCATTCTGGCGGACGACTGAAACCTTGCCGTCCATCTCGGAGCCGCAAAACTTCATTCCCGGATTGCTGCTTTACATTGCCGAGATGTATTGCCTGGTAATGCTGGCTGTCAGCTTCTTCATGCTGGCCGATCCAATCAAGCGCGTTGCGCCGAAGGTTCGTTCGCTCGATGCCCTCCCGAGCATCGACGTGTTCATTCCTACCTACAATGAGGATCCGGAACTTCTGGCTGCGACGCTGGCCGCGGCCAAATCCATGATTTACCCGCGTGACAAGATGTCGATCTGGCTGCTTGACGATGGCGGAACCGAAGCCAAGCGGTCGCAAAAGGATCCGATTCTGGCGCTCGCCGCAACACGGCGGCACGAGCAACTCAAAGCGCTTTGCAAGGCAATGGGCGTGAACTATCACGCACGCAAGAAAAACGATCATGCCAAGGCCGGCAACCTGAATGATGGTCTGCGGATCTCCAAGGCCGACCTCGTGGTCGTGTTTGACGCCGATCATGCGCCGGTGCGTGAGTTTCTCAAGGAGACCGTCAGCTTCTTTATGGAAGATGCCAAACTCTTCCTGGTTCAGACTCCACATTATTTTCTCAATCCAGATCCGCTTGAGAAAAACCTGCGCACGTTCGGTTCGATGCCGTCGGAAAACGAGATGTTTTACTCCGTGCTGCAAAGCGGCCTGGACAAATGGAATGCGTCGTTCTTTTGCGGCTCAGCGGCGGTTCTACGCCGGAAGGCTCTGGAATCGGTTGGCGGGTTTTCCGGTCAGACGATCACCGAGGATTGCGAGACCGCGCTGAGCCTTCACGCCAAGGGGTGGCATTCGCATTATGTTGACAAGCCGCTGATCGCCGGCCTGCAGCCCGAAACTTTCGTCGCCTTCATCGGTCAGCGCGCTCGCTGGTGTCAGGGCATGTTGCAAATTCTGATCCTGAACCGACCGTTTCTCGCCAAAGGTCTGACTGTCGGACAGCGCATTTGTTATGCCGGCATCAATCTGTTCTGGCTGTTTCCGCTGTCGCGGCTGGCTTTCATGGTGTCGCCGCTGCTCTACATCTTCTTTTCGCTGGAGATCTACCAGGCCAACATCCAGGAGTTCGGCGTCTACGCCTTGACCTACCTGATCGCCTCCTTCGCCATGCAGAGTTACCTTTATGGCAAAGTCCGGTGGCCCTGGGTGTCCGAATTGTACGAATATGTCCAGTCACTCATGCTGATCGGATCAATTGTCAGTGTGATCCGCAATCCACGCAAACCGACCTTCAATGTCACCGCCAAAGGACAGACGCTGAATTCGGATGGGCTTTCGCCAATCGCAATTCCATATTTCATCATGTTTTATGTGCTTTTGGCGGCTGCGGCCTATTCGTTCTGGCGGCTTGCGACCGAACCGGTTGCTTCAGACCTTCTGCTGATTGTTGCGATGTGGAACCTGCTCAATCTCATTCTCGCCGGGGCAGGGCTGGGCGTTGTTGCCGAACGCAAGGAGTTGCGCCGCAATCAGCGTCTGCCGATCCGGCGTCACGGCTTGCTGCGACAGGGCGACCGCACCTGGAACATCATCCTGCTGGACGCCTCAAGCGGTGGCGTTTCGGTTCAGTTCCCCGAGCACGAGCCTGATATCGATCCCGACACCGATTGGTCCGGAGTCATTGAAGTGCGCCGCGGCGGCAGGGCGGTTTCCTTCCCCGTCACCATACGCTCCGTGCGAGACTTCGACGGTACCAACGTGTTTGGTTTCGCCTATCCCGAGCGGATGCCGGAGACATTCATGGCGATCGCCGAGATCATGTACTCGGATCAGGGGGTGCTTCAGGATCGTATTTCACGCCGCCAGATACGCATCGACATCATCCGCGGAACGCTGCGTTTCCTGCGCTGGAGCATGGTCGAATCATTCCGGGCAACAGGCTATCTGCTTGGTTTCACCCGGCTGGACAAGACCGAGTCCCATGCCGACGCGCCGATTGTGGTCAAGGAAAACAACGCCCAGATCCCGGGTAAAGTGCAGCAAATGATGACAGTGAATGGAGAACGGTCCCATGCTTAA